The DNA sequence CAGCAGGTCGATAGGCTCCGAAACTCCACCGGTGAAATCCACCAGAGCGTCCGCAGTGTTCCCACCATCCAGTGCCTCATAGCAGCCATGGATTCTGGCAAACAGAGAAGTTGGCTTGAGGTGAACTTGATTGAACATATGCCACATAAGAGTCATGtttggttcaataaagaaccatgtttggatGAATGTACTGGCCAAAATGGAAAATCCATTGCTTACAATCTGTAGTAAAAATGTCTATTCGCCTCCTACAGTGGTGCTGTAGTACCTCTAGAGTGTGATAATCTGGGCTAGGCTAGGAAATCCCCATTCTAATGATGTGTCTTAAAGGTGGGTGGAATTTTTCAAAAACCTCCCAGCACTTTggagtagtttttttttgtctcatttaGCTGGATAATTTAGATGGACGCCACATAGTTACCATTCGGTCTAGAAAGACAGATCACTCAGTGGACATGCTAGGAGTCACGATTCTATCGCTTGTAGATGTATTCTAATGTTCGCAGATGTGAGGTATGCATTACATAAATGCTAAATGTTAGTTAGTATTAGCCTGGACTGCTCCTTTAAAGGCACTGAAGCCATCGCTATGTTATTGTGTTACAGCAATGTGTCACCCACTGGTCAAATACAAAATAGCAATGATTAGGTCAATCTAACATTAATCCTCTGTGAAACTTATGACTGTGAGAATGGGTGAGGATATCCATTCAGCAAGTCTTTAGAGTTGATTGGTTTTATTTACTTGGCGTAAGCTTTCTCCACCAGAGCACTCCAGAACTCATTGCTGTCGTTGGAATGGCAGTAGATCAGCTGGCCGTTGGCAGTGGGCAGCCGATCGTCGACTACAACATCCACCCATTCTCCAAAACGCCAGAAGCGGAAGTGGAAGATTCCAGCATACGACTCGGGCCGGTTCGGGTCCCATTCCTGGTCCTTCCAGTCAGGAATCACCTTAAAAAAATAtagatatgtaaatgtaaacataggAGGTGTAAAGGTACATGTTCATACCAAACCTTatgcactactactactactactactactactacactgtTAGAAGTATAAGAACCATTAGAAACTGTGGGAGTTTGagactgtgaaggaacctcttcaGGTGTTTTgagaaaccttcaaggaacATTTTCTTCTAAACACCTCTCTTAAAGGATCATCAAAGCACCCTtagaggttcttccacagtttcaaattgaagaaaaaaaagttccttaaggatctCATACATTTAACAGTGTAGGGTATATACAGTCTTTTCACAAGCATGCATGTCACCTGGAAACCTTATGCTATACGCTGTTGAATTTGCATATGagattgttttattatatattgtgagaactgtagtggtttaggagtattgctatggtaactgtagtcttgtttgttccctactctccctcctcctcctcctcctcctcctttctcgTTTCCCTCTACCTCTCACTGCCACGTGTCTGAAAGTAACCTGTACGCTCATTTTTACCTATCTTTATTCTCGATCACCTTTGGAAACCGAAACGACTGAAAACAAACAAGCATTTCACCAAAACACAGGCTTCTTATTTCAATTCAGGAAATCCTGGTGGATTGGACAAGATGCttacttttacactttactgCTTCATTAGCTTAGTTAACTTAGTTAACTAGGTCTATAGCTTTTGTTCTTGGTCACATCTGGGCACATTTCGGACCAAAGCAtgttcatctctgggacacagaaaCTGTCTtcttcctgagcggtatgatggctggacattcccatcttgtttgtacttgagTATAATTGTTTATacagatgttgccaataaacctatcAGAAGCTTCTAAAGACatgggctgtcccaaattgtttaaaggcatagtaatcttactgtatttaaacttttgactttaaaGAAAGTAACAAAAATTGCCTGGAGTCGCCAAAAATCcttctctcattattctggcatttagcaaatagaattaattttggtaatcctaattaaCCTAAAACAGGAAACGTTTATTGtgatttcatgtcagacaggagaaaaaaaatgcacgtctttttatatagtgtatgtaaacttctggtttcaactgtactTCAGTGGTGCCCTAAAATGCAAATAGGGAACCGGTACAGCCACAGCCTAGGTGTTCTCTTTCTTGGAAAGGATTTCAGGGGGTGTTCTAattttgtcacatgactgtatgaATACCATTACTACCTGAGAGCCAATATTGTCAAAACTTAATCACGAAACAGAAAATATCATTACATCGACCAGCACTAGCGGATATATAGAACAGCTTAACCGCATAGAAGGATTGTTGTGTTTGCCATGGGAGAGGACTTGTGTCTTTGTCATTATgactcatttacacacacacacacacacacacacacacacacacacacacacacacacacacacaatcttgcAAATAACTAAGGTAAAGTGATGCCCTCAATTGTCAAGAAATGCCCAAAGGAAAATCGGTGCGCTGCTGCTTCATACATCATTAAGCTTCCGTTGCTTAGTGATGCAACACATCACACACcaaccataaacacacacacacccctcactcTATTGcctgtaccccccccccttcccaccAGCCCCCATATGAAATAGAATCAATAACGTCCTAAACAAAATGAGGCTTACTGCCCTGAGGGGACAGACAAGGacgggcgggggggggggggattgtaTGGGGTGGGTGGTGCTGTATCAGAGAGGGAACAGAATAGAAAGAGTCGAGAAAGCAGACAGGCGACACAAAGTGCAGGAACGGACAAGAAGAGAGACAGCAGGTGGACAGCAGAAACTGTGGGAAAGCCAGGGTAGTTAGATATAAGAGAGACAGCAAACAGGTAGGAAGCAGGAACTGTGAGGAACACAGAGTAGACACCGGAAACAGCAGAAGCatcgagagagagcgagagagagagagagagagagagagagagagaggggggaaaaagaagaagaaagcccAGAAGACCCAGGCATGGCCGAGGAGATGGAGCTGGACTTCACGGAGGACCTGCAGCTGACCGAGGTGATGCGGCTGCGTGTCCAGTCCCTCCAGCAGAGAGGTCAAAAACGGCAGGATGGAGAACGCCTCCTGCTGCCCCACGAGTCCGTGTACAGACTGGACTTCAGCGAGCAGGACCTGACCTTCTCCCACTGGAATGTCTGCCTGAAGGTAGGAGTAAAATGGCAAAAACATCTGACCTCACTGCACCTGAGAGACTTTTTATGTCTTATAactttttataacttttatatctTATAAAAAGTTACTGAAGCTATTAAAGTAGCATGATCAATGATCCTCTCTTAGGCTCACCAAGAACCCAACCTCCACCAACCACAGATATCTCTACATTTCAGCACTAGCTCGGCTACCTCAGCAACTATGACAGCTGTAACATAAGGCCAACTGACCAATTATCAGCTACCTAAAATGAGCTTCAAATTCCATGACATACATGAAGCAATGCCTTCAAGCAACATCTGAAAAGCTGGCAGTGTGTATAAACGTACGCAATGCACTGCTCTCATGCTGGGCATGTGGTTTCTGGTGAAGCTCCCTGCAAAAACACAAGTGACTCTAAAACTGTAGAAGGCAATGAAAGTAGTAAGAAAGCAAGGGGTTAATGTAagtcaaaataaaatataaagtataaaagGTAGTCAGACATTTACATGCGCTCATTATAGACATGAAggtcatggcaatattgagcTTTCAATGATTTCCTTGAactgttttgttattttttaagaCAGAGTGAGTCCTAACatatctttaatagaaaaaaaaaaaaaaaaaaaagaaactggtgCAGTTTTTAATTTGAAGGGGTTCTGTAATCAAAACAGGGTCAACATTATACACacagcacacctaatatttggttaaatgccCCTTAGGAagttttggtagccatcaacaagcttctggcagaattctggttggagtTCAAACCCAAACCCAAGATGTTTTTTTTGCACCTCTGGAATTGCAAATTAACCCACCGCTTCATAGCTcaccctagcactagcaatgctcaaGACACTAAAAGGGTAAGAACTTAGCATGTcttctccgatacatgcaaagccagaaCCCGCCTCTTTTTTAACTGGTGCTGATGCGGCATCGCCGGGCAGCCGAACAGGCTtagaggaaagtgccaggtcccCAGATCcgctgcaccagctaacagacacctgttcCGGCCAACGACGCCTCAAGTGTGATGAGAGGAGAgtgcaccatctacccaccttggAAAAGCATGGCCAACTCCCATCACATAGTTAAAATATTTTCAATAGGGTTGAGGTAAGGACTTTGGGACTGTCTGGGGTCACTTCTCCTGTTAACATACAATAGTGTTCAAGTTTCAACCATCTAGCTGAaagtttgaggttatgctggagaattctgaggtagtcctccttcttcattattgTAGTCCgtttgtgcaatgtaccagaTCCACTGGCAGCCAAGCAACCAGAGAGAATAatgcttccaccaccatgcttaacagctggtagaGTGTTCTTTGTTTGAAAGCCTTTACTTCTCCAAACAACTCAACCTTGGTCTTAAAATGTTCCCTTTCTTTGTCCGTGTGGTCCTCTGCCAACTTTACTAGAGCCCAAAGGTGTCGATTTTGGAGCAGGCGCTCTTGGGGAGCCTATGACTAATTTTCCTAATAATTTTAAGCATAAAGCTGCTTGAACTGATGGatcttgcttagaaatggctccatACGACATTCCTGAGTTCTACAATCTACAATCATCCTTCTTAGATTGACATTGGCCTTCTTAAACCTTTCCATTGCACTGTGTGTTGGCCAGTCCattgagtgctgtcaaacaaaccccttttcagctgtagccaatcatgatcactagcaggaagTTAGGCGTCCTTGGCCTTGGCAAGTACAAAGATATTTTGGAACTTAATAATTTAAGTggatgtatgtacatttttgaCCCTTTTTACATCTTAATTTTGTTTGCCCACAATATGCTGAGATCATCAtactgcaatgtttttttttactgtgaaaaCGAAATCATGtgatcatattgcccaccccgaATGAAGGGTCTAGGCCGCCTGTCCATCACTGGAATCTCTCAGCTCTGGACGCCCGACCTGACCAACCTGATGACCCGGCAGCTGCTGGAGCCTACTGGTCAGTTCTGGAGGAGCGCGGGGGACCCCGAGGACGCTCCAATGAAGTGCCTGGAGGCCGACATTCAGGAGTTCGGCGAGAGGATAGCCGAGCTGGCCAAGGTCAGGAAGGTGATGTACTTCCTGTTCGCCTTCAAGGACGGAGCAGAGAAGGACAACATCAAGTGCTCGCTGGTCTTCAAGAAAAGCGATGCCTGACCTCTAACCACACTGCTAAAGGTTAGAGACCTTCTCTTGGAGCCGCTATGCTAACGGTCACTCCTTTATTTAGTCCCTCTGCACTATTGGttaatataatgaatatatatacagacattagtgtttaaaagtttggaatcaatgtGTTCAATAATTTAAAACAATCCGGTTGGAGACTAGTAATTCTACAGTTTGATCAAATAATTAAGactgcattataattattggATAAAGAAGATAAAGTATGTATGCACAGAAATTTAATACTAGAAATTGGGgatgtttatttacattagtTATGGTACTTAAATTAAAACTTGACAAAGaattagatagatagaaatTAAATACAGC is a window from the Salminus brasiliensis chromosome 13, fSalBra1.hap2, whole genome shotgun sequence genome containing:
- the ompa gene encoding olfactory marker protein a: MAEEMELDFTEDLQLTEVMRLRVQSLQQRGQKRQDGERLLLPHESVYRLDFSEQDLTFSHWNVCLKGLGRLSITGISQLWTPDLTNLMTRQLLEPTGQFWRSAGDPEDAPMKCLEADIQEFGERIAELAKVRKVMYFLFAFKDGAEKDNIKCSLVFKKSDA